TAGAATTGAACCCTCATTGCTCAATCATTCGTttctttattcaaaatttgctCTTTAGAGATCAAATTCTAGTGCTGCTTGTGACTTGTTTGTGTAATTTACTCAAagacaaaacatatttttgaaactaTGTTGGGCGTGGTCTTTATTCAAGTTGTAAGATGGGCGGCAATGTTGCTCATTCTTAGCTTTCTTAAACTATGATGTTTCTTCAAGAGATCAGCCCCAGAGTTCAATGTCTGCTCTACTAAACTAGGGCAGAAGATTTGAtatcaaagaataaattttcatcttttttattagCTGCTCACTGCTCATGTTTTTCCCTTCCAGTTTCCCCATATCGAAATATTGCTTTGGGTGTTATAAGAACATATGAACTTTCCTCATTCTCTACTTTGTTcagaatacatttttttttatattgagaTCATCAATCAGCCAATAAttcataattttgtttattaaactGAGCAGGACCCGGATTTCTACATCCTTAAAGAAGATGTTTCCCCGTGTATTTTTGGGCCAGTTGAGAAACAGAGGTGGTCCTATGCTTGCGCAAAGCAAATGATTGAGAGGCTAATATATGGTACAGTGATATTGGGGATcagttaatttattttctttgtatttactAGTATATGTCTGACCTAAACTAATTGTCAATGTAGCTGAGGGGGCTGAGCATGGCCTCAAGTTCACCATTGTGAGGCCTTTCAATTGGATTGGTCCTAGGATGGACTTCATTCCTGGTATTGATGGCCCGACTGAGGGGTCCCCAGAGTTCTAGCTGCTTCAGTAATGTAATTTGTGGCCCCATAATGTAGATGTCCTACTGTTTATTCTATTTTTCTGTagtaaccctttttttttttttttttgtcatttgcCTGTCTCACAGAACCTCCTACGGGGTGAGCCTCTCAAACTTGTTGATGGAGGGAAGTCCCAGAGAACCTTTTGCTATATCAAGGATGCCATCGAGGCTGTTCTTCTAATGATTGTATTTCTCCATCTTCTTTGCTTCTGTTTGTACTACATGTGAGAATGGCTATACAAGCTAGCCTTACAGGACTAAAATTTCTCAGGAGAACCCAGAGCGTGCAAATGGCCAGATTTTCAATGTGGGGAATCCCAACAATGAAGTTACAATGAGGCAACTAGCTGAGTTAATGATAGAGGTATCATctctcttttgctttttcttaaGATTAATTGCTGTTGGGGTGTTATTCTGTCCAATCTGCCTAATACTAACACATGCATCTTGTTTCTCCCCCAAGGTCTATGGGAAGATATCTGTTGGCTCCTCTGATCTAACGACTGTTGATGTGAGCTCGAAGGATTTCTATGGTGTAGGTTATGATGACAGTGACAAGCGTATTCCCGACATGACAATCATCAACAGGCAGCTTGGTAAGGAGTGATTACCAGTTCATTTAAATTCTTGCAACTAAGGCATAAATGGCTGTAAGGTCTTTTGATGTTTGTTTCTGTTGTGGTGTGTAGGATGGAATCCAAAGACACCCCTCCAAGATCTTCTTGAAGTTACTCTCACATATCAACACCAGACGTATTCCCAGTCAATTAAAACGGCACTGTCGAACCCAACCTATTGATTGGGTATACTCTTCTTCCCCTCAATTCAATTTGTTCCTTTTGTACACAAATTACACCCATGTAAGAGGCACTCATGCCAAATAAAGTAAATGAGAATCAGTAGATAAAAATTGAGCCTGCATCTGTTTTCTTTCTACCCTTCTATCATTCTTGTTGTAGTGTTTATGGAATCAATTTTGACAATGGATGAAGTAATCAGTTTTTGATCTACTCCTATTATTTCTTTGTTGggagtttttcttctttctcgtTCCTGAATTAAGCTCACTGATAGAGGATTCATAGAGATAGAAGTCACTGCCGTTTGCATTTGTCTGGTACACCagttttattttccattttctttcttcagttGACAAGTTTGTAAATGCAAAGGTGTAAAACATTAAACGAAACCTTGCTAAGAGTGTAGATACAAAAAAATGGTCTTAAAATGAATTGAATCTATTATTACAAATGCCGTTTGCATTTGTCTGGTACACCAGTTTTATGTAGGAGAAAAATTGTGGGTGTAATAATAGTTAAGGCTTCTGCAATTCTTGGCTACCTATAATTTCCCAGAGCTCCATTTTTgtcttataaattaataaatcattgaAATGCCCAACATTTCCCAATTCTTCAACTCAGGAGAAAGAAACGCCAACTCAATACTCAATCTGATTTGGACACTCATCATAAATCCAATAAAGTAAAACTTCTTGCCTAAGTACGAATTCAGCTGGCTTCACCAAAATCAGAATCCTTTGTATAGTACTTCATCGACAATCTACTTAACAAGCATAACAGCATGAAGGAGAGAGCTACAGAACTTCTGTTTCATTCTTGTGTTATTTGTTTGAAAAGCATCCTAATGTTTACTCTAGCAATTTCTGACGGCAGATCCTAGAAACAGATAAAAGGGTTGGATCTTATAACCTATTAAGAATGCCATCTACATGGGTATTGGGTGTTTGACATGGTCAGGGAGCTCATATGGTCATCTTTGAACCTACATGTAGGCTCCATAAATGGAAGGAGAATAAATGGTCATCTTTCAACCTACATCTTTTGATACCATGTTACTTACCAATTATTCTAAAAGGTCCAGTTGTTGGGTAATAGTGGACCAATAGTCTTATGTCAAAGCTCATTTCGGCGACACTACTAACAATTACAAAACAAACTGCATGCAACAAGGTAGTATTTAGCAATGTATTACCATGTCTGGATAAAGCGAGAAGGAAAAAGGATTGGGGAATAAAAGGATAAACTGGAGATGTAACTATGACATTGCTTGGTAGCTCTCCACTAGAATCAAAATAAGCAGCTAAGCTATTTATAATAGTTAATACTACAGGATCTGTTAAGCTTCATTTAGTCTATAGGTAGCATTAACTAGTGGAACTGTGAGACAAAATGTAGGAATATGTAAGAATCAAAACTGAAGTAcagttaaaaggaaaattttggcaGTGAATTAATCATTCAAATTCAACAAAAGTTTACAATTGTGAATATAGCTCTGATTTACCAGGTTTTGAGATCATTTATTCTTTCCACTGCTGTTAGAACCAACACGACATCACCCCAAGGACTATCAGGCAAGATCTCAAGAATCATTTTACAACACCCACAATATATGCATTCCATGCATCTTGTTGCTGAAAACTTGCAACCTCTTCATATTTCACATCTCGCCCAATGCCAAATCCCTCCGTGCTTCTGTTTTCTTCAGTATCAGGCATTTGTCGAATCCAAAAATGGACGGAATGAAATCCAGCCTCTTCTAAGCAGTCTTTAATCTCGGGCAAAGACCACCTGGTCACATGACCATCATCAATATCAATGAGAAGAAAGCATGGCTCAAACATGTCAATAGTAGAACAGATCTTAACGAAGACAACTTACAGCCTCCAGCTGTATGAAAATGCATGGCGAAGTTTTCTCTGCTGTTTCTTGAGATGAAAATGGAGGCTAATTCTTGTCTTGCGTTGAATGATGTCAAATTCAGCTTGCTCCCAGTAATACTATGAATGATGATAAGAAGGGTAAACTTTTaattgatcacaatcatttaaaaaagaaaaggctccTGTGATGGATGAATCAATATGATTTTCGATGGACTTGAATACACTTGTATTGGGAGAACAGGGAATGTGGGGGCCACAGATTGAACTAAACTAACTTTTCTATGGATAAATCTGGAAAATAAATGAGACTCTAATGATATGCTTTATTTCTCCATCCAGAAATGGAAAGGACTGAAGTGGTAAAGGATGGTGCTGCATGCATGACAAGAAatggaaatcaaatattattataccAGTTACTACTACACAGATAATTGAGAATCTGTTTGACAAGAATTGTCTTATATCAGTTAGTGCAATGCTATCTTACTAAGGCTTGTTATGGGACTAAAAGGAATCGGCCACACCCAATTTGATCATAGCCGCCTTTTGACCATGAATATGCCTTGACAGGACAGTGATCCATGAGGAAATTTTGGTTGACACAGCTGAAATGCGACAGTAATATCTTGTGAGTATTCAAAGCAGAAAGATGATACCGTAAAATTGGGAAATCTCCTCTGAAGCCTCAGCTTGCACTCTGATGATGTACCTCCATACAAATCCATCACAAATATGCCACCCTTTTTGGATAAGACATCAAGGACATGCTTGAAATACAAGACCAGCTCTCCACGTTTATGGAGACAACAGCAGCTGTAGTTAAAAGCACACACTATGTCTCTTGCAGGCAGTCTGAAGTTTCTTTTTACGATCTCACCATCAGTAGAAGCATTAGGGCATGCTTTTATGTTAGAGTCCAATGGAACAGTCCCTGAATCAGCAGTGCTATCTTCCAATGTAAAGTTTCTAATAATGTCTGAAAGCTGGGATTTTACTAGCTTAGACTCAAGAGGTTGCAGAACATTCCCATGAAACAAGGATATTCGGGAGTATCCATCAGCCCCAATTTTATTCACATTGTTTTCCATGCACCAATCAAGTGCCTCAACATCCAAATCCAATCCTACAGCTGTTCGTCGTGAGTCACTCCGGAGCCATTCTGTACTGTCAAACAAACAGAACATATAAGTTCACTCTTCTGGGCTGTATCTAACATTGCAATCAAGCAGCAGTCTACAGATTGCCAGTTTAAAAAGGTGGCACTTTTTACACTATTTTAAGAAGAAAGCCCGTAAGCATAAATTGTTCACCCTAATTCCAAATTAAGCCAACAGTCAGAACCATAGCCCCTACACCATCAACCATGGCCCGAAAAAAGCTATGTCTGTTCAACCAAAAGTCATAATCTAAAAGCCATGAGGAGCATAATGCACAAATATTGCAAACTAAGATTAACAAAGTCACCTGTTTTATCATTCATGACAAAACCATCCAATGGTTACAGGCGTTTTATCAAACAGCTTGCCCTCAATCTACCGGCAACTTTATAAACCAAACCCTCCCACgccaaaaaaggggaaaaaaaaggaggcaaacaaacaaaaattcaaataagaaCTCTAACCCACTATACTGTGCCTTGAATTGAAACATCATATAGGATAAAATGGGTGGCAATCAATTATCATCATACACTGTTTAACCCAAAAGCTTAAACTGTTTCATAAAGGACCGACAATGTATATCCAGCGAATAACATTTGGTAcccagaaaaaataaatagtttattATGTACCTAAGAAGAGCGGTGCCGCAAAAATCCTCCTGGAGATGGAGAGGCACTCTCCCACCCACATACATCAGAAAGAACTTCTGCAGATAGCTGATGTCTCCTTTGGGCGACTAGATTCAAGGAAACCAATTTCAGCTACTATGGTTTCTCAGAAGACTAAGGGTAAAATTAAACATCAAAGATTCCAGTTAAGTTCTTTTACTTTCCTTTCCTGCATTatcttggcaaccaaacgggaagaatttgaaaatgattcaGTTTCATGAGTGGGTCGTTACCTGAACAGATTGCTGATAGAGTAGGAACTTGGACGGCATATCATCTGTTAATGGGTTTGGATCAGCACCATCTTCTTCTTGCACTTCATCTGCATCTTCAACTTCTTTGTCGTCTTCAATGTTGATACCTCTAGAAGACGATTGGAGAGTTTCATCACCATAGTGATAGTGATGATGATGGCCTTCATCGTCTTCTTCTTGAGGAAAGTAGGAACCTCTTGGAGGCTTCTGTTGCTGCCTCTGCTTCTTCCCgctctttcccattttttctcGGCTGCCTAACGCACAAATTCTACCTGCTGCTATTTGACCAACCCTAACATTAAAAAGGCGCACATTAATACGTAAAAGGGTTAATTTCACTTCCATTCACTTCCCTTTTTATAGAGATTTTTGGTAAAACATTAAGATAGATATGTttagcaatttttattttttattttaaataaattatattctctaaaaagtttttatatataaaatatattataaacatGGATGAAAATATGGTAATTACAAATATATCGATATTTTGATTTTACCGATATGTCagatatatcgacggatattttggaaaaaaatttagatagGTAAAAAATTGATCAAGACTTGTGGAATGTtagaaaaatctcataataatgtaattagaagtatagtAGATATTTTACAGTtattttggtgaaaatttgatatatgtatgtgtAGACCCCCACATGGGGCTCGGTTTCTGTCATATCCCAGCAACTCATTCTTACCAGGTGGAGGCCTCTCAATAAGCCACTTGTCGACTCGTGGATGGCTGCTGGGAATCAGAATAGTGGAATTGAAGAACGAATGGGAGTTGGACACCTGTCAAAGAGAATCAGAGAGGAGCGTATTCTATTACCTGTAGCAGGCCAGCTGCAGGTAGGAGGGGGCAAGTGCTTTTTGGGGAGGCGGCCTGGAGATTTTTGGGGGGGCTTTTTAGAGACGGTTTTGGCAGGAAAGGAGATTTTCAGAGAGGGAGATACCTGGGAGGGGGTGGCTCTGGGTTTGAGGGCAAGCTACTACGGAGGGGGAGCTGGAGAGAGGAGCCAAGAGGGTTacagagaaaaagtagaaaaccaAAGTTTTGAGAGGGATATTCTGGCTTTCCTGAGGCGAAAGTTTGAGGAGAAAGAGGCTTTTAGGTATGACCATTTATGATTTTCCCGTATATTCTCATCTTTTATATTTCTCCTATCTTATTCCTTGTGATTTCAGCTTTGCTTGATGGGTTACTTTGTTTCGATGATTGTtggtttaatatttgaaaagctGGCTGCATTCTTGTGTTTTACCCAAGCAAACCTCTTCCATTTTAACCCACTGATTGCTAAACTCATGGATAAAAGAGTGAAATGAGGTTAGCATATTCGTCAAAAGGTTCCTTGCTTTGTTCCTATTTCTGTTCCCTTGCTCCTCTATTTTCCTTTGAAAGAGACTTCCGAGCTTTAAGACTGGAAATCTGAG
The sequence above is drawn from the Vitis riparia cultivar Riparia Gloire de Montpellier isolate 1030 chromosome 6, EGFV_Vit.rip_1.0, whole genome shotgun sequence genome and encodes:
- the LOC117915921 gene encoding uncharacterized protein LOC117915921 codes for the protein MGKSGKKQRQQQKPPRGSYFPQEEDDEGHHHHYHYGDETLQSSSRGINIEDDKEVEDADEVQEEDGADPNPLTDDMPSKFLLYQQSVQSPKGDISYLQKFFLMYVGGRVPLHLQEDFCGTALLSTEWLRSDSRRTAVGLDLDVEALDWCMENNVNKIGADGYSRISLFHGNVLQPLESKLVKSQLSDIIRNFTLEDSTADSGTVPLDSNIKACPNASTDGEIVKRNFRLPARDIVCAFNYSCCCLHKRGELVLYFKHVLDVLSKKGGIFVMDLYGGTSSECKLRLQRRFPNFTYYWEQAEFDIIQRKTRISLHFHLKKQQRKLRHAFSYSWRLWSLPEIKDCLEEAGFHSVHFWIRQMPDTEENRSTEGFGIGRDVKYEEVASFQQQDAWNAYIVGVVK